The following coding sequences are from one Pseudomonas mendocina window:
- a CDS encoding AAA family ATPase, whose amino-acid sequence MDVQAEIRTWLLKQNDWLQEAADRLLKNGELSPADIAALVAILKTPAGQKPTKHRGFVELTNNPKVGDELRLVRIAEVVGIENLEPRAPLEFGSANLTVIYGHNGSGKSSYTRILKKVSGKPRAVDLKTNVFKAAPAHSKCHITSQLNGVESLHEWSVGGDAVDTLRGIDIFDSDEASHYLTAESAATYIPPVLSLFEKLASAVEMVRQTLESEQDKLVSVLPVLPPIYGTTPSQKLYSELGKLSVAELETALHWAAEDELRLVELVERLKTEDPSALAQQKRRTKVELQKIISALQQASTAFGVDNIQALRLLRQDAVSKRQIAVEGAKVKSAVLEGVGTATWRAMWEAARLYSATPYPETAFPATADARCVLCHQELSEDAQQRLKDFESFVHSKLESDAKTAEAKYKAGLDQLPGITAEQDIQTQCQAAGVTDEAWWNYLNGFWQQALSAKNALIAHEVEQLATPVHAVDEAIIKLTGYRDELEATAAQYDQDALGFDRAQATNQKLALEAKKWITEQAAAIRVEVDRLRQVKDYESWKGLAGTRTISMKSAEVTQAVVTEAYVERFNRELLALGATRIQVELVKTRTRNAKVLHQLKLKGAQNGRAMPDSVLSDGERRIISLAAFLADVCDKPGAAPFLFDDPISSLDHDFEWFVACRLVELAKTRQVIVLTHRLSLYGILEDLARKQGDKWKADHYQPMCIEAYAGVAGHPADQDVWNANTKKANNLLITKLDAARKAGETGGAAAYRMLAQGICSEFRKLIERSVEEDLLNKVVLRHRRSITTDNRLHAIQGIEPQDCKLIDTLMTKYSCYEHSQSSEIPVFIPHEPELRQDLEALKAWRDGLTKRRAEAA is encoded by the coding sequence GTGGACGTTCAGGCAGAGATTCGTACATGGCTGCTCAAGCAAAATGATTGGCTACAAGAGGCCGCTGACAGACTTCTGAAAAATGGAGAGCTGAGTCCGGCGGATATTGCTGCCCTGGTGGCCATCCTCAAGACTCCAGCAGGCCAAAAGCCTACCAAGCACCGCGGCTTCGTGGAATTGACCAACAATCCAAAGGTAGGAGATGAGCTGCGGTTGGTTCGAATCGCCGAGGTTGTCGGGATCGAGAACCTGGAGCCCCGTGCTCCACTTGAGTTTGGCAGCGCGAACCTCACCGTGATCTACGGCCACAACGGATCAGGTAAATCCAGCTATACCCGCATTCTCAAAAAGGTCTCGGGCAAGCCAAGGGCCGTTGACCTAAAAACCAACGTGTTCAAGGCGGCTCCGGCGCACAGCAAATGCCATATCACCTCTCAGCTCAACGGCGTAGAGAGCTTGCATGAGTGGAGCGTAGGAGGCGACGCCGTCGACACACTGCGAGGCATCGACATCTTCGACAGTGACGAGGCCAGTCATTATCTGACAGCTGAAAGCGCTGCGACCTATATCCCTCCCGTCCTTAGTCTCTTTGAGAAGCTTGCTTCCGCAGTCGAAATGGTTCGGCAGACTCTGGAGTCCGAGCAAGACAAACTGGTCAGCGTATTACCCGTGCTCCCACCGATTTACGGTACAACCCCCTCCCAAAAGCTGTACAGCGAGCTCGGCAAATTGTCCGTGGCTGAACTTGAAACGGCCTTGCATTGGGCCGCTGAAGATGAGCTTAGGCTTGTAGAGCTAGTGGAGCGCCTCAAGACCGAAGATCCCTCCGCGTTGGCACAACAGAAACGACGCACTAAGGTCGAGCTCCAAAAAATCATCAGTGCACTCCAGCAAGCGTCTACTGCTTTTGGAGTCGATAACATTCAGGCACTGCGCCTCCTCAGACAGGATGCGGTGTCCAAACGACAAATTGCTGTCGAGGGCGCCAAGGTAAAGTCAGCCGTGCTTGAAGGGGTGGGCACCGCCACATGGCGTGCGATGTGGGAGGCTGCCAGGCTCTATTCCGCAACGCCATATCCGGAAACTGCCTTTCCGGCGACTGCGGATGCACGGTGCGTGCTATGTCACCAAGAACTTTCTGAAGATGCGCAGCAGCGGTTGAAGGACTTTGAATCATTCGTGCATAGCAAGCTTGAATCAGATGCGAAGACCGCTGAAGCAAAGTACAAAGCGGGCCTTGATCAGCTGCCAGGCATCACAGCTGAACAAGATATACAGACCCAGTGCCAGGCTGCCGGCGTGACAGATGAGGCTTGGTGGAATTACCTCAATGGCTTCTGGCAGCAAGCGCTTTCAGCAAAAAACGCTCTGATTGCTCATGAAGTCGAGCAGCTTGCAACCCCAGTTCACGCAGTCGATGAAGCCATCATTAAGTTGACGGGTTATCGAGATGAACTGGAAGCGACCGCAGCTCAGTACGATCAGGATGCTCTGGGGTTTGATAGAGCGCAGGCGACCAATCAAAAGCTAGCGCTGGAAGCCAAGAAGTGGATTACAGAGCAAGCTGCGGCTATTCGTGTTGAGGTCGATCGACTGCGCCAGGTGAAAGACTATGAGTCCTGGAAAGGGTTGGCAGGCACCCGAACGATATCGATGAAATCAGCAGAGGTGACCCAAGCTGTCGTCACCGAGGCGTACGTTGAACGATTCAATCGGGAGCTCCTGGCACTCGGAGCAACCCGCATACAAGTTGAACTGGTCAAGACCAGAACTCGCAACGCCAAGGTACTGCATCAGCTCAAGCTCAAAGGTGCTCAAAACGGTCGTGCCATGCCCGACAGTGTCTTGAGTGACGGAGAGCGTCGCATCATTTCCCTTGCGGCATTTCTGGCCGATGTCTGTGATAAGCCGGGCGCGGCCCCTTTCCTATTTGATGATCCTATCTCCTCCCTCGACCATGATTTTGAATGGTTTGTGGCATGCCGCCTCGTTGAGCTTGCCAAAACCAGGCAGGTGATTGTGCTCACTCACCGATTGTCCCTTTACGGAATTCTGGAAGACTTGGCCCGAAAACAAGGCGATAAGTGGAAAGCAGATCACTATCAACCTATGTGTATCGAAGCCTACGCTGGTGTTGCTGGCCACCCGGCAGACCAGGACGTTTGGAACGCCAATACAAAAAAGGCCAACAACCTTTTGATCACCAAGCTGGATGCCGCGCGCAAGGCGGGTGAGACGGGTGGTGCTGCGGCCTACCGGATGCTCGCCCAAGGAATTTGCAGTGAGTTTCGCAAGTTGATTGAGCGGTCAGTTGAAGAGGATTTGCTTAACAAGGTCGTGCTCCGGCATCGGCGTAGCATTACCACCGATAACCGACTGCATGCTATTCAGGGCATCGAGCCACAGGACTGCAAACTGATTGATACGTTGATGACCAAATACAGCTGCTACGAGCACAGTCAATCTAGTGAAATACCCGTATTTATTCCGCATGAGCCAGAGCTGCGTCAGGACTTGGAAGCACTCAAGGCCTGGCGTGACGGTTTGACCAAGCGACGCGCTGAAGCGGCTTAG
- a CDS encoding alpha/beta fold hydrolase, with translation MEFTEYGNPAGKPVVYFHGVPGSPYESFVFDAPAQAHSLRILCFDRFAIAPSITGGDYFLHIAQSINETVHGAPIDVIGFSLGTHVALEVSALMQNQVRSLHLVSAVAPIDGGDFLDEMAGKAVFSMAKRNPGLFQWLVKWQALLAKRAPQMLFRMLFASAQGQDRKLAKSPEFKALICRVLQQCFAQGSSGYTRDIQQYLQPWSASVLTSEANVCLWHGTEDNWSPFGMSEHLAGRIPGNTRIERMEELSHYSCLYAAAPRICARIT, from the coding sequence ATGGAATTCACCGAGTACGGAAACCCCGCAGGCAAACCGGTCGTTTACTTCCACGGGGTGCCGGGCTCGCCATATGAGAGTTTCGTATTCGACGCACCCGCCCAAGCGCATAGCCTGCGCATTCTCTGTTTCGACCGCTTCGCCATCGCCCCTTCCATCACCGGCGGTGACTACTTCCTTCATATTGCGCAATCGATCAACGAGACGGTGCATGGTGCTCCCATCGACGTTATCGGTTTTTCCCTCGGCACTCATGTAGCGCTGGAGGTCAGTGCGCTTATGCAGAACCAAGTGCGCAGCCTGCATCTGGTTTCCGCAGTTGCTCCGATCGACGGAGGGGACTTTCTGGATGAAATGGCCGGCAAAGCCGTGTTCTCGATGGCCAAGCGCAACCCAGGTTTGTTCCAGTGGCTGGTGAAGTGGCAGGCACTGTTGGCAAAACGCGCACCGCAGATGCTGTTTCGCATGCTGTTCGCCAGCGCCCAGGGGCAGGATCGGAAGCTGGCGAAATCACCTGAGTTCAAAGCGCTTATCTGCCGGGTATTGCAGCAATGTTTTGCACAAGGCTCTTCCGGCTACACGCGGGATATTCAGCAGTATCTCCAGCCTTGGTCAGCCAGCGTCCTCACCAGCGAAGCAAATGTCTGCCTATGGCATGGCACAGAGGATAACTGGTCGCCTTTCGGCATGTCGGAGCATCTCGCCGGGCGCATCCCTGGCAATACGCGCATCGAGCGTATGGAGGAGCTCTCTCATTACTCTTGCCTATATGCCGCAGCTCCCAGGATTTGCGCACGAATAACCTAG
- a CDS encoding low molecular weight protein tyrosine phosphatase family protein: MTKLLFICSRNQWRSPTAEAVWRRRPGFEARSAGTSPNARKPVGPADIRWADVIFVMEHKHANRLRAEYARLLEHKRLHILDIPDDYRFMDPELVEMLDDMVTAYLAEQD, from the coding sequence GTGACCAAACTTCTTTTCATCTGCAGTCGCAATCAATGGCGTAGCCCCACGGCAGAAGCGGTCTGGCGCCGTCGGCCGGGCTTCGAAGCGCGCTCGGCCGGCACCAGCCCGAACGCCCGCAAACCCGTCGGCCCAGCGGATATCCGCTGGGCCGACGTTATCTTCGTCATGGAGCACAAGCACGCCAATCGCCTGCGTGCAGAATACGCCCGCCTGCTCGAACACAAGCGGCTGCACATTCTGGATATCCCCGATGACTACCGTTTCATGGATCCGGAACTGGTGGAGATGCTCGACGATATGGTGACTGCATACTTGGCCGAGCAGGATTGA